gatgagcttcacttgaaGCCGCACGCAGTAGGTGATATCACACTTGCTCAGTCCAATAACAAATATACACAATGTGATTTATACATGTTTCAGGCACGTACAGTCTCACGTGTCACATGGGTCATGCATTTTCAGTTTCATATTCAGTTTTGTGTCTCGTGTTCAGTCTTGTGTCTCGTATTGAGTCTCGTGTTCAGTCTCACGTTTAGTCTAATGTTTAGTCTCATGTCTCATGTTCAGTCTCAATTTCAATTTCTGGGTTATACGTACAGACGTGTCACAGACGTCTCACAGACGTCTCACAGACGTGTCACAGACGTGTCACAGACGTGTCACAGACGTGTCACAGACGTGTCACAGACGTGTCACAGACGTGTCACAGACGTGTCACAGACGTGTCACAGACGTGTCACAGACAGTGTAGCCTAACCAAGCCCCGGGGCCTAAACGTGGCTGCCCATTTTAGTCAGTGGGTCATGCTCAGTGGTGCATGTtgctagtttagcctttagcgggTAGGTACATCCGGTCCTTCCTTGCTCATGGATCATACTACCCCCCATGAGACTTTGTGCAACGAGAGCGAGTGCCCATAAAGGagacaagggaataataaataaattacaaactataaatgataatgtttgatttttgctTCCAGGAGCTTCCGAACAATGTTCTCAACCTGTGGCTCATTCACGACAATTGGGCTTGTTCACATTCCTTACATACTTATTTATGTCGTACTACGTGCTTAAGCTTAGCTAGAGTGGACATAGAGCATAGCCTAAGCTAGCGATTAAAAAGTGAGAGACAGATTTTGagatgatctgaaaataggtaaaaattggCACAAAAGTAGACAGTAgacacgagcagtttgtgattacattgcactctacgagaaaaatcctttctggccAGGAGGgatagtaccaatgagtggtcactaatccaactcgagacagctctaagcagcaatactccagttattttaatagctcCATGAGTCTAACCATGCTCTTCTTCAGGTGCCGTCGGCCGCGAGCGCAGCAGCCCTCTGTGGTCCTGATGTGGGAGCGGCTCCTACTGGTGGCAGGACAGTGCGGCGATACCATCCAGTATCCTTTAGTTTAacctattttatatttaatatccCTGTTTAATATTACTAAATATCTCACtggtgttagacctggtttagtcctggtttagtcctggttttgacctggtttagtcctggtttatacctgcttcagtcctgcttcagtcttggtttaaacctggtttagtcctggtttcatcctggtttagtcctgaattagacctggcttagtcctggtttagtcccggtttagtcccggtttagtcccggtttagtcccggtttagtcctggtttagtcctggtttagtcttggtttagtcctggtttagtcctggtttagtcctggtttagtcctggtttagtcttggtttagtcttggtcatGTGGTTAGACTCATATAGCAGAGTGTTCCCATTCTCTGAGGTTCTAGTCCTGATCCAGTTCAGGTTCCCTCTGGACCAGGTCTCGGTCCTGGTCCCAGAGCTGGACGGGATCCGGGTTCTGGGTGGGTTCCACCAGGAGCTGCTCCAGGAGGTGCCTCTGGTCTCTCAGGAAATCTTCAAGATTGCCTCCATGAGTCCAGGAGCCCTGCTGCTGGAGGCGCACAGGGAGTACGAGGTAAAAccagactaaagactaaaccaggactaaaccaggactaaaccaggactaaaccaggactaaaccaggactaaaccaggactaaaccaggactattccaggactattccaggactattccaggactattccaggactaTTCCACGACTAttccaggactattccaggactaTTCCACGACTATTCCAGGActttccaggactaaacctggactaaacctggattaaaacaggactgaaccaggtttagacctgagactaaacttggactaaaccgggactgagcCTCCATGATTTACAGCTTGAGACTCACAGGGAGTACAAGGTAAGACCAGGATAAGTCCTAGTTTAGGACTTGttaagtcctggtgtagtcttgctttagacctggtgtagtcatGCTTTGGACCTAGTGTAGTCTTGCTTTGGACCTAGTGTAGTCTtgctttagatctggtttattcTTGCTTTATACCTGGTGCAGTCTtgctttagatctggtttcTCCTCTTTACAGAAGCAGAGTCAGAGGGCAGATGAGTACCTCCGTGAGATTAAGGAGCAGAGCGTTCTGTCGGAggcagtggctcagtgtgtggaggCGGCCGCTCACGAGTGGGACTGCACTACACAGAAGGCCCTGCTGCGGGTGAGCATGACTCCTGTATGACCACTGACCCCTGTGTGACCTCTATGTGACCTGcgacagacacaaaacagaacgTGACAGATGAGTGAGGAAAAACATGGAACTGTACTAAACCTGACCAGACAGATGAGAGCAGGCTTtccataggaggggctgacAACATGAGGCGCTTTGTTGTCATGATGTTTACACTGACgtctgctcccattgggcgCCGCCGtattctaacacggaagtcagctgacttgtttcttttattaactcgttttagatcaatattgcaatttaaaatgcgcaaatcataacataatgatccacaggtgtcatagattataactatagagcagacacaagcactgtATGATTGATTTAAATGATCTAAGGCCACAGCTGCCTCAGAACACAACTGTTTCTGGAGTCAGATGAATGAAAATATAGTCAAGGTCAGGGAATAAGTAGTTATGTGAATGTGTTAGCACTATTCTGTTTCTTCCTCTGTCTGAAACCTCTCCTCCACTTTGACACTAATACTAGCATGACTGATGCAGATCTGGTAATGACGCAAACAGGAGAATGACAGGTGCAAATAAGGCAATCATCCTCTCTTCGTGACCTCTGACTCCTGTGTGACCTTTAGGCGGCATCCTTTGGGAAGTGCTTCCTGTCTGATTTCAGCCCAGAGTCATTTGTGTCAATCTGCAGAGAGCTGAGAGTCCTGAATGCAGTACGAGAAAGTACTGTAGGAATACCACTGACGCACACGCAGTATCCTTTATGTactattatactactactactactgctactgctgctgctactgtgaCTACTGCTATtaatattactaatactactattactagtactactgtcCTGAATGCATTATGAGAAAGTATTGTAGGAATACCACTGATGCACACGCAGTATCCTTTGTGTACTattatactactacttctactgctgctgctgctgctactataactactactactgctgctgctggtactactactgctactactactattactgcccTGAACACGGTATGAGAAAGTACTGTAGGAATACCACTCGCACACAGAGTAGTGTATTACTacagtactgtagtactacagttaCTGCTGTGTACCCAGACCCCATACAGCCTCTGCCCCTGTTTGTGTGGATTGACCCTTGACCTGTGACCTCAGGTTCAAACAGATGACAGTGCAGGTGCTGATTGACAGGTAAGTCTAGGGGCATTCACTCATGTCccgctgtagtcctgcttttgttctagtttagtcctggtgtagtcttgctctagtcttggtctagtcctgttttagttctataTTTAGTCCCAAGTTTTattggtgtgtgtgtattggtTTATTGTTATAATTAATTCTAAGCCATTGCACAGAAGCCTGTACCCTTTGAATCCTATTTCctatcctgttctagtcctgctttagtcttgctttagtcctacttcagtcctgctttagtcttgctttagtcctactttagtcctgctaaAATCCTGGTCTGTTCCAGGCTGGTGCACAGGAGGCTGTACCCTTTAGCGATGGAGATTTGTCGCTATCTTAAGATCCCAGAGTTTCAGGGAGTGAGCCGTGTGCTGCGCCACTGGGCCTCCTGCAAGGTGAGCTTTGCCCACATCTACACATAACCCTGCTCCCTCTGCACCTTACCCTGACCCCTCAGCGGGGTCAGGTGCAGAGGGGGCGCCCCCCACACAGGTAACTCTCCCCACATGTACTACAATGACTACTACAGTTCCACTACATCACTGCCACTGGGTGTCCGGGAAGGTGAGACCGCACCCTCTCTTTGCGAGACACCACTTcctcaaacctggtttagacccaggtcTAACCGTATACTGTATATATCTCTGGACATATCTGTCCTGTTAGCCTCCAAATTCCAActggaagtgagcatggatgcAATTTGGCTCCATTGATCCCAATTCATTTTctgctgaaaaactgttgcccctctttctgtaactgcttttgtcATGCTCATCATTCTGACATTAAAACATTGGTTTTAACCCACTCTACgcgatcctgaggtttttatttcacaattttgtccctaaatcaagatatgaacattactaTCAGatcaatcaggcgccttctttctccaaggtcgcttttgctagtgttagcaacaggtttgattgacagcgttgctaagctcccgccTCCTGTCAGGCCAGCAGTGCAGGCAGGaggggcattactttcaacaccttggctcctgattggctcttgggtcgctatgatactcctggctggaattccaaatgggctgggctccagattagctgTTATAGCTGCtaacctcaatgagcttcatttggagccaaatactctgggtgacatcacactcacttagtccagtgACAAATATACAggctgtggtggtggtggtgttgggTCTGAcccagtcctggttctgacatGTTCTTGGTTTTGACCCAGCCTTGGTTCTGTTACAGGTGCAGCAGACCGATCTCTCAGACGAGGCTGTGGCTCGAGTCGTTTGTGCCAAAGTTGGAGACACTCCTGGAGTTTCTTATTCTCACATTGCAGCAAAAGCCTATGAGAGCGGCAGGCCTGAGCTTGCTATAAAGGcaaggaccaggactaaaccaggattaaaccaggactgaaccaggactgaactaggactaaactaggactaaactaggactgaaccaggactaaactaaagtcTACAGTAGCGGCAGACCTGAGCTCAATATAAAGGTACTAAAGGACTAaatcaaggctaaaccaggaatggttttagatatggtttagtcctgtttagacgtTTTTAgacctgtgtctctgtctcagctgTTGGAGTTCGAGGCGCGCTCGGGGGAACAGGTTCCTCTGCTGTTGAAGATGAAGAGGAGTCACTTGGCCCTGAGTAAAGCAGTGGAGAGCGGAGACACAGACTTGGGTAACAaacacctgtctcacctgtcacacatacatatgtctcacctgtctccccAAAACGAGGCTGTGACCTAAATGTGGTCGATGAAGTGGTATTAGCCAAAACCCTCGGGATTAGTCATAAtctaatgctaacagctataTGAAAAATACAGGGGACTGGCTCCGCTGTTCCAAACAAAATGATaactaaaagtactttttttgttgttgctgtaaCTGTGCCAATGATAGAGATATAAAAGACACTTCAACTCACCCACAACAATGAATCTCCTCCACACAAACTCACTCTTCACTGGTTTTCTACTGTTGATttgattttcttattttagtGTTGGGTACAGACTAAATATTTAACAGCtatagacttttatatttgttgttaAACTGTAGCAGCTCTTTTGAATTTTAGATTTAGTGTCCAgagcttttacagaagaaaatgtcattactgctgtaagaaatgttcgttcctggtgcaagcgtcaaagaggacaaagagactaaaatataagtcagaagggtttaatgagttcatcacaggtaaagttaacaatggagcaccggactctcaggaaaggataggaagagagtcctgagatgtttgtgtttccagcttttataggcctcccagtgtgtgtgtgaggcggaTCTTCTTCTCGgcaacatgtggttacacattaaaaaccttttggcaaattcccacaatgtgtgtttttaagtcaatcaatctcattgttttatgaccctctcagggtgggggtcactcagtccttggtgaacagggctacagataagaagtggccctggtcataggtgttatcttcttggccacAGTGCTCGCAGATtgctttatgaccctctcagggtgggggtctttggtgagtagggctacaggcatctggggtagtattacattcttaaaaaataccttacactgCCATTGACACTTGTATAATGTTGCCACTTGTTCTAAATgtggaatgttgtgatgtcatctgcagaACCTTTGTATCTGTATGTTTCAGTTTTTGCTGTcatgtgtgttatttttttatgtaccgtatttatttatttttatgtattttatgtattttacatgtttgtatGTTTAATGTTCCAGTTTTCACAGTTGTGACGTTTCTGAAAAACGAGATGAACAGAGGAGACTTCTTCATGACTCTAAGGAACCAGCCTCTGGCCCTGAGCCTCTACAGACAGGTACTGctccacacagtcacacacaggtCACTtcatctgctttagtcctgctttatgcCTGCTTTagatccttgtttagtcctgctttcgtcctgctttcgtcctgctttaatcctgctttagactttgttcatttctggttctggttcagttctgcagAGTCCAGGAGAGTCAAACTCTCAAAGATCTTCTGAACCAGGATGACGATCATGAAGGACTCGGGAACTTCTACGTGGCCTCAGCCTTCAAAGAGCAGGTacgcttagacctggtttagacctggtttagacctggtttagacctggtttagacctggtttagacctggtttagacctgaaccTGTTTTAGTCTAGTTTTAGACTAAAACAGtgtctctgtgtaatccctcagtagtCCAGGTAGGTtgcatagcaaaagaaaattgaattcttaCATATTTGCGAGTTCAGTCCCCAGGGGCCTGAATGATCAGGTACAGTTTTGTATGTAAACAGATACGTGGGTTCCAATTGTAGTAACcgtcattttatttatacttccaaaCGTTTCGAATGTGAATGTTTCTAATGTATTCTGCTAAATAACCACCAGAGGGCATACAAAGTCAAGtagagaattgacaaaaacaaagaaatagagcaacaaataaataaacatggagCCACCCACGGCAGGTTTTAGATCAGATGTGTGGGGGAGAGCCAAGAAAACAAAGCAAGATaagtatatatttgttttgcagctgGGTCTAGTcactttttttaaagtttaaccTCCACTATCGAGCTGCATTCACTACTGTCAAGCTGTGTTGTTTTGTCACTACTGTCCCCAGTCAGCTTATGTACAGCTCTGGTGCTAAGATTCCACATGTTCTGTAGAGACGAACCAGATTACGGACAGAACAACACCGAGGACAGACACAAGCCTCTATCTGTATCCGGATGAGTCTAGAACGTAGAGCATAAATGAGCCTGTAGTCTCAGTGTAGTTAACTTCTCTGGTcctcacacagatataaggcattgTCCCACCCGAAACCTGAAGAACCCCGGATAAGAGggcaaacgtcttcactctaaaaccttgGCCCAGTTACAGagttgaattttcttttgccatGCTTTatacctggttcagacctggttcagacctggttcagacctggttcagtcctgttttccacgtgtgtctctctctctctgtctcagagGCTGGAGGGACGTGTAGCTGCCCTGCAAAACGCTGTGGACGAGTTTAATAAGGCCAAAAACGACTTCAATGCCAAGGTGCAACTGCAGGGGatactgctttagtcctagtctagtcctgctgtagatctactgtagtcctgatttagtcctgatttagtcctgcgttagtcctgcattagtcctggtttagtccgggtttagtccgggtttagttcttgtgtaATAATCTGTTTCTTGTGTTTGAGGCAacggaggaggagatgaagctGCTTCGTTTTCAGAAGAAACTGGATGAGGAAAAAGGAGCAGGGCTCCAGGGGATGTCTCTGCAGGTAACACTTGATTGAATCCTGCtttaaatcctgctttagtcctgatttattgctgctttagtcctgatttaaacctggtttagacctagttcagacctggattagatctggtttagacctggtttagacctggtttagacctggtttagacctggtttagacctggtttagacctggtttagacctggtttagacctggtttagacctggtgctGTTTCTGTCCAGGACACGATGGAGACATTGTTGAACCTGGGTCTGCACAAACAGGCCGAGCAGCTCTACAGAGACTTCAGGGTCCCAGACAAAAGGTGAGACCAAGACCAGTACTGAGACTGGGACCACAACCGGGACCATGACTGATACTGGACCCCAACCAGACGAGGACTAGGACTAATCTAGAACTGTAGACTGGCGGTGGTGAAGTTTGTTGCGACAGTGGAGAAATGAGCTGTTACACTGAGGTCCAGTCCAGTTTTTATAAACCTGGTGTTAGTTCTGACCCGGTCTGGACCTGTTCTTCTGCTtacgtttttttctttatgttctgATTCTGTTCAGGCTCTGgttctggtctcaggtctgacCTGGGTCTGGGTCTGGTTCTGTTCAGGTTCTGGTTATATTAGGTTCTGGGCCTGGTCTTGACCTGGTCTTTGTGATCTGGTTCTGGTTGTACTCAGGTCcttgtgttctgtttttgtgttgtgctCAGGTACAGTCCAGGTTCTGGCCTTTATGTTCTTTTCTGGTTCTTTTGTTGGATGCAggttctgttctggttctgATTCTTTTGCTGCCCTCAGGTTCTGTTCATGTTCTGTGCTGAGTTGACCAAGTTCTTGTGTTCTCTTCAGGTTCTGGTGGCTGAAGCTCCGGGCTCTGGCTGAGAAACAGGACTGGGACGAACTGGACAAATTCTCCAGGAGCAAGAAGTCCCCCATAGGATATTTGGTATTACTGTTCTATCTGATATAAATGTATCTAGTACTAggtataaaacatacatataatgTTACATCCCCATGGGGGATCTGGTCCTGACACGTTATTATCCAAATTTGGTCCTGAAACAGttctgtaatgttttatttctaaTGTTTCTAATATAACCTatgcattatattttattctcaTGTCAGTTAAAGAGTGTTTCTCTTGTTTCTGCTGCAGCCGTTTGTTGACGTTTGTGTGAAAAATCACAACCAGCACGAAGCAAAAAAATACCTCCTCCGAGTCTCTCCAGAGCAAAGAGTCCAGGCCTGTCTGCTGCTGGGGTAagaccaggcctaaactaggactaaatcaggtctaaaccaggactgaaccaggactgaaccaggtcc
This genomic window from Periophthalmus magnuspinnatus isolate fPerMag1 chromosome 2, fPerMag1.2.pri, whole genome shotgun sequence contains:
- the vps16 gene encoding vacuolar protein sorting-associated protein 16 homolog — encoded protein: MAFVTASWNPLGDAFYRKSELYEMSWSLKDGLRDSLVAAAPYGGPIAVLKEPQRRSPSSRPHLDIYSASGQTLASFTWKSGVVLQLGWSVSDELLCVQEDGTVLIYDLFGSFKRHFSMGQEITHDQVVQARVFHSPFGTGVAVVTASARFTLATNIDDLKLRRLPEVPGLQGAPSSWAILTQERQTKVLLSIGPELYVLDHTSCTAVYPPGLSPDSGSILQMCVSFSYKYLALFTESGLVWTGTSSLQEKFSEVDTKMRSAPKQMVWCRRPRAQQPSVVLMWERLLLVAGQCGDTIQFPLDQVSVLVPELDGIRVLGGFHQELLQEVPLVSQEIFKIASMSPGALLLEAHREYEKQSQRADEYLREIKEQSVLSEAVAQCVEAAAHEWDCTTQKALLRAASFGKCFLSDFSPESFVSICRELRVLNAVRESTVGIPLTHTQFKQMTVQVLIDRLVHRRLYPLAMEICRYLKIPEFQGVSRVLRHWASCKVQQTDLSDEAVARVVCAKVGDTPGVSYSHIAAKAYESGRPELAIKLLEFEARSGEQVPLLLKMKRSHLALSKAVESGDTDLVFTVVTFLKNEMNRGDFFMTLRNQPLALSLYRQFCRVQESQTLKDLLNQDDDHEGLGNFYVASAFKEQRLEGRVAALQNAVDEFNKAKNDFNAKATEEEMKLLRFQKKLDEEKGAGLQGMSLQDTMETLLNLGLHKQAEQLYRDFRVPDKRFWWLKLRALAEKQDWDELDKFSRSKKSPIGYLPFVDVCVKNHNQHEAKKYLLRVSPEQRVQACLLLGDLEGAADAAIERRNEGELGAVLNRCPASNRQLMERLQRATAKK